The genomic DNA AGGGACTTCTGGATGAATGGGTTTTAGACACCACTATAGAGCGCCAGTGTAGGAAATGGAAAATAAACCTCAAGCATCTTCCACAAATTGAATTTAAACTGATGCGGGATTTTCAGAGAAAATATCCCGATACTGCACCTAAACCTGAACCGAAAGAGGATTATCTCTGGTGGCTTGCCCTGATGCAACACCACGGTGCGCCGACAAGATTGCTGGATTGGACTTATTCCCCCTATGTAGCTTCATATTTTGCTTTCGAATATGCATTGCTTCAAGGGAATAATAACTCTAAGGCCGCAATATGTGCGGTAAATCGGAAAGGATGGTTTGATATAGAATCTAAATCAATAGTAGAAAAGATACTTGAAGATGAAAATTGTGAAGACAAAGATTTCTTCAGAAAATTACAGGCTTCGGAACCGAATACATTCAAACCGTTATTAATGAAAAAA from Syntrophorhabdus sp. includes the following:
- a CDS encoding FRG domain-containing protein — translated: GLLDEWVLDTTIERQCRKWKINLKHLPQIEFKLMRDFQRKYPDTAPKPEPKEDYLWWLALMQHHGAPTRLLDWTYSPYVASYFAFEYALLQGNNNSKAAICAVNRKGWFDIESKSIVEKILEDENCEDKDFFRKLQASEPNTFKPLLMKKERKRPFLCVLNPWRLNQRLAIQQGVFMIPGDISKPFMENMRGMDGWDNKNNLVKYVVESDIKEIEKVLSELYAMNMSRNTLFPGLDGYAASLNMRIKFFKDLWVPEDSGA